In a single window of the Cucumis melo cultivar AY chromosome 11, USDA_Cmelo_AY_1.0, whole genome shotgun sequence genome:
- the LOC103490621 gene encoding uncharacterized protein LOC103490621 isoform X3, which yields MADESSKKDPVWKYGRLQNEQDINTFVCGFCSKVTKGGVYRLKQHLVGGYRNAIACKKCPDHVKEEIRDYMSKKKEIKEQRNLIVDIDVQDYGMEDEDEGSISVNNRATSSGSSLKKPRQKGPMDAFFTPNPESVVQNRKNDKGKQTSLNAAYKKEMREHTIQRIARWFYDAGVPLNACTYDSFAPMIESIGQFGPGLKPPTYHELRVPCLKKELEATNELMSSHKAEWAKVGCTVMADGWTDRRNRTLINFLVNSPKGTMFIESIDASSYVKDGKKMFELLDNFVERIGEANVVQVVTDSASANVMAGRLLEAKRPQLIWSPCAAHCLDLMLEDIYKISNIRKALKRGMEISNFIYVRPGLLNMMRRFTKQKELVRPAKTRFATACITLSSIHHQKNNLRKMFTSDEWKDSKWSKEQQGRRVVQTILLASFWTTIVFTLKVSGPLVRVLRLVDGEKKPPMGYIYEAMDRAKEAIAKSFNNNEEKYKDIFTIIDRRWELQLHRPLHAAGYYLNPSFYYSNPSIQEDDEIVNGLYSCITKMVASLDVQDKILAELSKYKRAEALFGQPLAIRQRDKISPVEW from the exons ATGGCTGATGAAAGTTCTAAAAAAGATCCAGTATGGAAATATGGTCGATTGCAAAATGAACAAGATATAAATACGTTTGTCTGTGGATTTTGTTCGAAAGTAACAAAAGGAGGGGTGTATCGATTGAAACAACACCTCGTTGGTGGTTATAGAAATGCCATAGCTTGTAAAAAATGTCCGGATCATGTAAAGGAAGAAATTAGAGATTACATGTCCAAGAAAAAGGAGatcaaagaacaaagaaatttgattgtGGACATTGATGTACAAGATTACGGTATGGAGGATGAAGATGAAGGGAGTATTAGTGTAAATAACAGAGCAACATCAAGTGGCTCGAGCTTGAAGAAGCCAAGACAAAAGGGTCCAATGGATGCATTTTTTACTCCCAATCCAGAAAGTGTGGTTCAAAATAGAAAGAATGACAAAGGAAAACAAACTTCGTTGAATGCGGCGTACAAGAAGGAAATGAGGGAGCACACCATCCAAAGAATTGCTCGATGGTTTTATGATGCAGGAGTGCCTTTGAATGCTTGCACATATGATAGTTTTGCCCCTATGATTGAGTCAATTGGGCAATTTGGTCCTGGATTGAAACCACCAACATATCATGAGTTGAGAGTCCCATGTTTGAAGAAAGAATTAGAAGCAACAAATGAGTTGATGAGCAGCCATAAAGCAGAGTGGGCTAAGGTTGGATGCACTGTTATGGCTGATGGGTGGACCGACAGAAGAAATAGGACATTGATTAACTTTTTAGTTAATAGTCCTAAGGGCACCATGTTTATTGAGTCCATCGATGCTTCATCTTATGTGAAGGATGGAAAGAAGATGTTCGAGCTACTTGACAATTTTGTAGAGCGCATTGGAGAAGCAAATGTTGTACAAGTAGTTACTGATAGTGCCTCAGCAAATGTGATGGCAG GGAGATTGTTAGAAGCAAAGCGACCACAATTGATATGGTCTCCATGTGCTGCTCATTGCTTAGATTTGATGTTGGAGGATATATACAAGATCTCCAATATTCGCAAAGCATTGAAAAGAGGCATGGAGATTAGCAACTTCATCTATGTTCGTCCTGGATTATTAAACATGATGCGACGATTTACTAAACAAAAGGAGTTAGTTAGACCAGCTAAGACTCGCTTTGCTACTGCTTGCATTACATTATCGAGTATACATCATCAAAAGAACAACTTAAGGAAGATGTTTACTTCAGATGAATGGAAGGATAGCAAATGGAGCAAAGAGCAACAAGGAAGGCGAGTAGTTCAGACTATTTTGTTGGCTAGTTTTTGGACTACAATTGTGTTTACTCTTAAAGTATCTGGCCCACTAGTTCGAGTTCTTAGATTGGTTGATGGTGAAAAGAAGCCACCTATGGGATATATTTATGAGGCCATGGATAGAGCTAAAGAAGCTATTGCTAAGTCGTTCaataataatgaagaaaaatacaagGACATTTTCACCATAATTGATAGAAGATGGGAGCTTCAGTTGCATCGTCCTCTGCATGCAGCGGGGTATTATTTAAACCCGTCATTCTATTATTCGAATCCTAGCATCCAAGAGGATGATGAAATAGTTAACGGGCTCTACTCATGCATAACAAAAATGGTTGCTTCATTAGACGTCCAAGACAAAATACTTGCAGAACTAAGCAAGTATAAGAGAGCTGAAGCATTGTTTGGACAACCTTTAGCAATCAGACAAAGGGACAAAATATCTCCAG TGGAATGGTGA
- the LOC103490621 gene encoding uncharacterized protein LOC103490621 isoform X1, which produces MADESSKKDPVWKYGRLQNEQDINTFVCGFCSKVTKGGVYRLKQHLVGGYRNAIACKKCPDHVKEEIRDYMSKKKEIKEQRNLIVDIDVQDYGMEDEDEGSISVNNRATSSGSSLKKPRQKGPMDAFFTPNPESVVQNRKNDKGKQTSLNAAYKKEMREHTIQRIARWFYDAGVPLNACTYDSFAPMIESIGQFGPGLKPPTYHELRVPCLKKELEATNELMSSHKAEWAKVGCTVMADGWTDRRNRTLINFLVNSPKGTMFIESIDASSYVKDGKKMFELLDNFVERIGEANVVQVVTDSASANVMAGRLLEAKRPQLIWSPCAAHCLDLMLEDIYKISNIRKALKRGMEISNFIYVRPGLLNMMRRFTKQKELVRPAKTRFATACITLSSIHHQKNNLRKMFTSDEWKDSKWSKEQQGRRVVQTILLASFWTTIVFTLKVSGPLVRVLRLVDGEKKPPMGYIYEAMDRAKEAIAKSFNNNEEKYKDIFTIIDRRWELQLHRPLHAAGYYLNPSFYYSNPSIQEDDEIVNGLYSCITKMVASLDVQDKILAELSKYKRAEALFGQPLAIRQRDKISPGKFQLIG; this is translated from the exons ATGGCTGATGAAAGTTCTAAAAAAGATCCAGTATGGAAATATGGTCGATTGCAAAATGAACAAGATATAAATACGTTTGTCTGTGGATTTTGTTCGAAAGTAACAAAAGGAGGGGTGTATCGATTGAAACAACACCTCGTTGGTGGTTATAGAAATGCCATAGCTTGTAAAAAATGTCCGGATCATGTAAAGGAAGAAATTAGAGATTACATGTCCAAGAAAAAGGAGatcaaagaacaaagaaatttgattgtGGACATTGATGTACAAGATTACGGTATGGAGGATGAAGATGAAGGGAGTATTAGTGTAAATAACAGAGCAACATCAAGTGGCTCGAGCTTGAAGAAGCCAAGACAAAAGGGTCCAATGGATGCATTTTTTACTCCCAATCCAGAAAGTGTGGTTCAAAATAGAAAGAATGACAAAGGAAAACAAACTTCGTTGAATGCGGCGTACAAGAAGGAAATGAGGGAGCACACCATCCAAAGAATTGCTCGATGGTTTTATGATGCAGGAGTGCCTTTGAATGCTTGCACATATGATAGTTTTGCCCCTATGATTGAGTCAATTGGGCAATTTGGTCCTGGATTGAAACCACCAACATATCATGAGTTGAGAGTCCCATGTTTGAAGAAAGAATTAGAAGCAACAAATGAGTTGATGAGCAGCCATAAAGCAGAGTGGGCTAAGGTTGGATGCACTGTTATGGCTGATGGGTGGACCGACAGAAGAAATAGGACATTGATTAACTTTTTAGTTAATAGTCCTAAGGGCACCATGTTTATTGAGTCCATCGATGCTTCATCTTATGTGAAGGATGGAAAGAAGATGTTCGAGCTACTTGACAATTTTGTAGAGCGCATTGGAGAAGCAAATGTTGTACAAGTAGTTACTGATAGTGCCTCAGCAAATGTGATGGCAG GGAGATTGTTAGAAGCAAAGCGACCACAATTGATATGGTCTCCATGTGCTGCTCATTGCTTAGATTTGATGTTGGAGGATATATACAAGATCTCCAATATTCGCAAAGCATTGAAAAGAGGCATGGAGATTAGCAACTTCATCTATGTTCGTCCTGGATTATTAAACATGATGCGACGATTTACTAAACAAAAGGAGTTAGTTAGACCAGCTAAGACTCGCTTTGCTACTGCTTGCATTACATTATCGAGTATACATCATCAAAAGAACAACTTAAGGAAGATGTTTACTTCAGATGAATGGAAGGATAGCAAATGGAGCAAAGAGCAACAAGGAAGGCGAGTAGTTCAGACTATTTTGTTGGCTAGTTTTTGGACTACAATTGTGTTTACTCTTAAAGTATCTGGCCCACTAGTTCGAGTTCTTAGATTGGTTGATGGTGAAAAGAAGCCACCTATGGGATATATTTATGAGGCCATGGATAGAGCTAAAGAAGCTATTGCTAAGTCGTTCaataataatgaagaaaaatacaagGACATTTTCACCATAATTGATAGAAGATGGGAGCTTCAGTTGCATCGTCCTCTGCATGCAGCGGGGTATTATTTAAACCCGTCATTCTATTATTCGAATCCTAGCATCCAAGAGGATGATGAAATAGTTAACGGGCTCTACTCATGCATAACAAAAATGGTTGCTTCATTAGACGTCCAAGACAAAATACTTGCAGAACTAAGCAAGTATAAGAGAGCTGAAGCATTGTTTGGACAACCTTTAGCAATCAGACAAAGGGACAAAATATCTCCAGGTAAATTTCAACTAATCGGTTAG
- the LOC127151661 gene encoding uncharacterized protein LOC127151661, protein MREHTIQRIARWFYDAGVPLNACTYDSFAPMIESIGQFGLGLKPPTYHELRVPCLKKELEATNELMRSLKAEWAKVGCTVMADGWTDRRNRTLINFLVNSPKGTMFIESIDASSYVKDGKKMFELLDNFVERIGEANVVQVVTDSASANVMAGRLLESKQPQLIWSPCAAHCLDLMLEDIYKISNIRKALKRGMEISNFIYVRPGLLNMMRRFTHQKELVRPAKTRFATACITLSSIHIIKRTT, encoded by the exons ATGAGGGAGCACACCATCCAAAGAATTGCTCGATGGTTTTATGATGCAGGAGTGCCTTTGAATGCTTGCACATATGATAGTTTTGCCCCTATGATTGAGTCAATTGGGCAATTTGGTCTTGGATTGAAACCACCAACATATCATGAGTTGAGAGTCCCATGTTTGAAGAAAGAATTAGAAGCAACAAATGAGTTGATGAGGAGCCTTAAAGCAGAGTGGGCTAAGGTTGGATGCACTGTTATGGCTGATGGGTGGACCGATAGAAGAAATAGGACATTGATTAACTTTTTAGTTAATAGTCCTAAGGGCACCATGTTTATTGAGTCCATCGATGCTTCATCTTATGTGAAGGATGGAAAGAAGATGTTCGAGCTACTTGACAATTTTGTAGAGCGCATTGGAGAAGCAAATGTTGTACAAGTAGTTACTGATAGTGCCTCAGCAAATGTGATGGCAG GGAGATTGTTAGAATCAAAGCAACCACAATTAATATGGTCTCCATGTGCTGCTCATTGCTTAGATTTGATGTTGGAGGATATATACAAGATCTCCAATATTCGCAAAGCATTGAAAAGAGGCATGGAGATTAGCAACTTCATCTATGTTCGTCCTGGATTATTAAACATGATGCGACGATTTACTCACCAAAAGGAGTTAGTTAGACCAGCTAAGACTCGCTTTGCTACTGCTTGCATTACATTATCGAGTATACATATCATCAAAAGAACAACTTAA